The following proteins come from a genomic window of Nostoc sp. TCL26-01:
- a CDS encoding translation initiation factor IF-2 N-terminal domain-containing protein — translation MEKQSKIRIYELSKELNLDSKKLLKICERLKIIAKTQSSTILESDAERIRRALYKLAAAKSDSLKNKINSEDWSYTFIGSTVDSLLRHFDSQKNIASYSEAWQKRERANELMFEFCGQKSCLFYVRRQGEGKEAGEQIWELVIATDHDEIPLPARLKELGKTLGLIAAVQKDGYGGLKILSAQLLPLARGQADAYTVAYRLRLLANNQHQIGIPLATLTRIRNIPVGGDHVPTEEQLKAWKVFLQVEEKIAKARQFCIVYIDYNLSSKRRLSLTINITSATLDGNQENYLDEDNFWQRVKQARNEELKLFNTNPVGKNWYSGCQLGTIEEVDIKRGIISVRLERDLSEHIAAERYQIPDNGFLFFQAVGDIQQIQRKKKALEDLNNGRTQNPYLGNFLFAAAQARPIKKTVELQPQDLLLSSANPGQKAAVETVLSAKDLVLIQGPPGTGKTTVIAEICYQIALRGGRTLIASQANLAVDNALSRLVHNPVIRAIRKGRAEKVGEEGQPFLEDQVIGTWLQNTATDCDHNLSQRRENIQIFRQLLTSSPRFTDYLKAETEFNQQQAQLKQTQAELELNFRHQEATYQESVAKKSEVEFLNTGLETLLSNTQNINWEAPEVTNLLPLLKPYTEGHSLVDTFLAQVRTAIKYTDELGLVRPGCGAFGLAVWLRETVEAKLAELKTTFTYASDAITAMAEVASSAEIFKQKSHHLHQLQTDYQQLLTKQQKLQPNLQIWENRQREIDYIISAVTEWKSTAFSTLYQALKECQKSHQPFTEPLTELPLGLLMFAGRLKITIVPNHYHLNLPDWALLTKALAYEIEGGFSDRRGNKHNFSYFVQQNFSQTPMVLSKSDRTQWQEIYQQFANYQLLNQNQRKLLVENTQIFLVRMQQTYSKAWEIDHLDATLTRMTQELLDSILVNARKCVLQIKTETDQQLQYLKTQLSELPENNINQSQIVDVQHQVEIASQDANTKLEQTVNILQTLQQQPNSPTKLQILVDKYLTKQSNIWEQSEEFTQQINAYTSAINQLESLIVSLEPFTILEMIKKSLQEHLAQLNQTTEVCRQELAQLQSKISELAKQSQPKPSPQLISDRKWWQILWQTIPDRLKHNFNANNLFNLDLLHNFKIQLTAWQEQLKNEENYLHKYQDFVQDWIAKVRDPSERDRHDLRRIYLDNSNVVGITCVQAASKDFSEEFNYFDVVIIDEVSKCTPPELLIPALKAKKLVLVGDHRQLPPMLDTSTLAEVAEEINTTKAELQFLEESLFKSQFETADHSIKQMLTTQYRMHPNIMGAINQFYDDKLECGIAQPDIKRAHNLSGKIIQPNHHLVWVTMPKSNDFQEQREGTSFFNHQEIDAIDNLCQQFENTWSEHIINGEPQKEIAVITFYGAQLRKIEERLQSELFPSLQIRTGTVDRFQGMERPVVIVSMVRNNSKGDVGFAKKPERVNVAFSRAQELLIIVGCHDLFTHQPGKIGQMYSQVSDIVHDHGGLIDVSRFID, via the coding sequence GTGGAGAAGCAAAGTAAAATCAGAATTTACGAATTATCCAAAGAATTAAATTTAGATAGCAAAAAATTATTAAAAATTTGTGAACGACTGAAAATCATTGCGAAAACTCAGAGTAGTACAATTTTAGAATCTGATGCGGAACGGATTCGCAGAGCTTTATATAAATTAGCGGCTGCCAAAAGTGATTCTCTAAAAAATAAAATTAATTCTGAAGATTGGAGTTATACGTTTATTGGTTCCACAGTTGATAGTTTACTGCGCCATTTCGACAGTCAAAAAAACATAGCATCCTATTCTGAAGCATGGCAGAAACGAGAGCGTGCTAATGAGTTAATGTTTGAATTTTGTGGTCAAAAATCCTGCTTATTTTACGTGCGTCGTCAAGGTGAAGGAAAAGAAGCCGGGGAACAAATTTGGGAGTTAGTTATTGCCACTGATCATGATGAGATTCCCTTACCCGCCAGACTGAAAGAACTAGGTAAAACTTTAGGATTAATCGCGGCTGTCCAAAAAGATGGGTATGGGGGTTTAAAGATTCTTTCAGCGCAATTACTACCTCTCGCCAGAGGACAAGCTGATGCTTACACTGTAGCTTATCGCTTGCGTCTACTAGCGAATAATCAGCACCAAATTGGGATTCCATTGGCGACGTTAACACGTATCAGAAATATCCCAGTTGGCGGTGATCATGTACCTACAGAAGAACAACTAAAAGCTTGGAAAGTATTTTTACAAGTTGAGGAAAAGATTGCTAAAGCACGTCAGTTTTGTATAGTTTATATCGACTATAATCTTAGTTCTAAAAGACGGCTGAGTTTGACAATCAATATTACCTCAGCCACTCTTGATGGTAATCAAGAAAACTATTTAGATGAAGATAACTTTTGGCAACGAGTTAAACAAGCCAGAAACGAAGAATTAAAGTTATTTAATACTAATCCCGTCGGCAAAAACTGGTATAGTGGTTGTCAGTTAGGAACTATTGAAGAAGTTGATATTAAACGTGGCATTATCAGCGTTAGATTAGAACGTGACTTATCAGAACATATAGCAGCAGAACGTTATCAGATACCAGATAACGGATTTTTATTTTTTCAAGCAGTTGGTGATATCCAACAAATTCAACGTAAGAAAAAAGCTCTAGAAGATTTAAATAACGGTCGCACTCAAAATCCTTACTTGGGTAATTTCTTATTTGCTGCTGCTCAAGCAAGACCAATTAAAAAAACTGTTGAATTACAACCACAAGATTTATTATTATCCTCTGCTAATCCTGGACAGAAAGCAGCAGTAGAAACGGTACTCTCAGCCAAGGATCTTGTTTTAATTCAAGGGCCGCCAGGGACAGGTAAAACTACGGTGATTGCTGAAATTTGTTATCAAATTGCCTTACGAGGTGGACGAACGTTAATTGCCTCTCAAGCTAATTTAGCAGTTGATAATGCTCTGAGTCGCTTAGTTCATAACCCAGTAATTCGTGCTATTCGTAAAGGACGAGCCGAAAAAGTGGGGGAAGAAGGACAGCCATTTTTAGAAGATCAAGTAATTGGTACATGGTTACAAAATACAGCTACTGATTGCGATCATAATCTCAGCCAACGCCGAGAAAATATCCAAATTTTTCGGCAATTACTCACATCATCACCACGATTTACAGATTACTTGAAAGCAGAGACAGAATTTAATCAACAACAGGCACAATTAAAGCAAACTCAGGCAGAATTAGAATTAAACTTCCGCCATCAAGAAGCTACATATCAGGAAAGTGTAGCCAAAAAAAGTGAGGTAGAGTTTTTAAATACAGGATTAGAAACCTTATTAAGTAATACGCAAAATATTAATTGGGAAGCACCAGAAGTTACAAATCTTCTACCATTGCTCAAACCGTACACAGAAGGTCATAGTTTAGTCGATACTTTTTTAGCTCAGGTTCGCACAGCAATTAAATATACTGATGAACTTGGCCTTGTTCGTCCTGGGTGCGGTGCGTTTGGACTTGCAGTTTGGCTGAGGGAAACGGTAGAAGCTAAATTAGCTGAATTGAAAACAACATTTACCTATGCTAGTGATGCAATTACAGCTATGGCAGAAGTTGCATCATCAGCAGAGATTTTTAAACAAAAATCGCATCATCTCCATCAGCTACAAACAGATTATCAGCAATTGCTCACTAAACAACAAAAATTACAGCCAAATCTACAAATTTGGGAAAATCGTCAACGAGAAATAGACTATATCATTTCAGCAGTAACAGAATGGAAGTCCACAGCTTTTTCTACCTTGTATCAAGCCTTGAAAGAATGCCAAAAATCTCACCAGCCATTCACAGAACCTCTGACAGAATTACCATTGGGTTTGTTGATGTTTGCTGGTAGATTAAAAATTACTATTGTGCCAAATCACTATCACCTCAATTTACCAGACTGGGCGCTATTGACAAAAGCCCTGGCTTATGAGATTGAAGGTGGTTTTAGTGACAGACGAGGCAATAAACATAATTTTAGCTATTTTGTTCAGCAAAATTTTAGCCAAACGCCAATGGTTTTGTCAAAGAGCGATCGCACTCAATGGCAAGAAATCTATCAACAGTTTGCTAATTATCAATTACTCAACCAAAATCAACGAAAATTGCTGGTAGAAAATACTCAAATTTTTTTAGTGAGGATGCAACAAACTTATAGTAAAGCATGGGAAATCGATCATCTCGATGCAACTCTCACCCGGATGACTCAAGAGTTATTAGATAGTATCCTAGTCAATGCTCGTAAATGTGTTTTACAAATCAAAACAGAAACTGATCAACAACTCCAATATTTAAAAACACAATTAAGTGAACTTCCCGAAAATAACATTAATCAATCACAAATTGTTGACGTTCAACATCAGGTAGAAATTGCCAGCCAAGATGCTAACACAAAGCTGGAACAAACGGTTAATATCTTGCAAACGCTACAACAACAGCCAAATTCACCTACTAAATTACAGATTTTAGTGGACAAATATTTGACAAAACAATCAAATATTTGGGAACAGTCAGAAGAATTTACTCAGCAAATAAATGCTTATACAAGTGCAATTAATCAGCTTGAATCTCTAATTGTCTCATTAGAACCTTTCACTATTTTGGAGATGATTAAAAAGTCTCTCCAAGAACACCTAGCACAACTAAATCAAACAACAGAAGTGTGTCGGCAAGAACTTGCTCAATTACAGAGCAAAATCAGCGAACTAGCAAAGCAATCTCAACCAAAACCATCTCCTCAGTTAATCAGTGATAGAAAATGGTGGCAGATATTATGGCAAACAATACCCGATAGACTAAAGCATAATTTTAATGCCAATAACTTATTTAACCTAGATTTATTACATAACTTTAAAATCCAGCTTACTGCTTGGCAAGAGCAATTAAAAAACGAAGAAAATTATCTGCATAAATATCAGGATTTTGTACAAGATTGGATTGCCAAAGTCCGAGATCCTTCAGAACGCGATCGCCATGATTTAAGACGGATTTATTTAGACAATTCTAACGTCGTTGGTATCACCTGTGTACAAGCTGCCAGTAAAGATTTTTCGGAAGAATTTAACTACTTTGATGTTGTCATTATTGATGAAGTTAGTAAATGCACTCCCCCAGAACTACTCATCCCAGCTTTAAAAGCTAAAAAATTAGTTTTGGTAGGAGATCATCGCCAATTACCACCCATGCTAGATACTAGCACTTTAGCTGAAGTTGCTGAGGAAATAAACACGACAAAAGCAGAATTGCAATTTTTAGAAGAATCACTTTTCAAAAGTCAATTTGAAACTGCTGATCATAGCATCAAGCAAATGCTCACCACACAATACCGAATGCACCCTAATATTATGGGAGCAATTAATCAGTTTTATGATGATAAACTAGAATGCGGTATCGCCCAGCCGGATATTAAACGCGCTCATAATTTATCAGGAAAAATCATTCAACCAAATCATCATTTAGTTTGGGTGACAATGCCGAAATCAAATGATTTTCAAGAACAACGAGAAGGAACTTCATTTTTTAATCATCAAGAAATTGATGCGATTGACAATCTCTGTCAGCAATTTGAAAATACTTGGTCTGAGCATATTATTAATGGTGAACCCCAAAAAGAAATAGCTGTGATTACTTTTTATGGCGCACAACTGAGAAAAATTGAAGAACGTTTACAATCTGAACTTTTCCCCTCATTACAAATTCGCACTGGTACAGTTGATCGATTTCAAGGTATGGAACGTCCAGTGGTTATTGTTAGCATGGTACGCAACAATAGTAAAGGAGACGTGGGATTTGCTAAGAAACCAGAACGAGTAAATGTAGCATTTTCCCGCGCGCAAGAACTATTGATAATTGTGGGTTGTCACGATTTATTTACTCATCAACCAGGTAAAATTGGTCAAATGTATTCCCAAGTATCTGATATAGTCCATGATCATGGAGGCTTGATTGATGTTTCCCGCTTCATCGACTAA
- a CDS encoding restriction endonuclease subunit R: MTQTIPAKEINLRYLIDHFGLELIQDEQFFPEWQADLPELTDLEKQLLDKVKAGYFNLLNYPPLLEDVVRMAIVDPILFIGDFYIAPFYIKAEESVEIANDDEGVIIKGKIDTLVLKDQFWVMVIESKQAEYSIERGLAQILVYMLGNPYPDKPSFGMITSGGEFIFVKLVKGNPPQYSLSKGFLSRNPGNELYDVPRILKHLTQLVIA, from the coding sequence ATGACTCAAACAATTCCCGCAAAAGAGATCAACTTACGTTACTTAATCGATCATTTTGGGCTGGAATTAATTCAAGATGAGCAATTCTTCCCTGAATGGCAAGCAGATTTACCTGAACTCACTGATTTAGAAAAACAACTTTTAGATAAGGTCAAAGCAGGTTATTTCAATTTGCTTAATTACCCGCCATTGCTGGAAGATGTGGTGAGAATGGCAATTGTAGATCCCATTCTGTTTATTGGTGATTTTTATATAGCTCCTTTTTATATTAAAGCCGAAGAATCCGTAGAAATTGCTAATGACGATGAAGGCGTAATTATCAAGGGTAAAATTGACACATTAGTTTTAAAAGACCAGTTTTGGGTGATGGTAATCGAGTCGAAACAAGCCGAGTATTCGATTGAAAGAGGGTTGGCACAAATTCTCGTTTATATGTTAGGTAATCCATATCCAGACAAACCGAGTTTTGGCATGATTACCAGTGGTGGGGAATTTATTTTTGTCAAATTAGTCAAAGGAAATCCACCACAGTATAGTTTATCCAAAGGCTTTTTAAGCCGGAATCCTGGTAATGAATTGTACGACGTACCCAGAATTTTAAAACATCTGACTCAATTAGTCATTGCTTAA
- a CDS encoding histone deacetylase has product MELPIIYHSDYVAPLPDGHRFPMAKFQKLYELLLNDGVAQIEQFHTPTRPPQELIELVHTPEYVQAYCEGTLEPKVQRRIGLPWSPALANRTCVAVGGTILTAQLALSQGLACNTAGGTHHAFPSYGSGFCIFNDLAIACRVLQKMGLVRKILIVDLDVHQGDGTAFIFQDDESVFTFSMHCEVNFPGTKQTSDLDVSLPIGMEDDAYLQTLAKYLPDLLSDIKPDLIFYDAGVDPHIGDRLGKLALTDTGLFRREMQVLSTCINAGYPVACVIGGGYADDMESLVWRHSLLHRAASQVFRQYKL; this is encoded by the coding sequence ATGGAGTTGCCAATTATTTACCACTCGGATTATGTCGCACCACTACCTGATGGTCATCGCTTCCCGATGGCCAAATTTCAAAAACTTTACGAATTGCTGTTAAATGATGGTGTAGCGCAGATAGAACAATTTCACACACCGACTCGTCCACCCCAAGAGTTAATCGAGTTAGTTCATACTCCAGAATACGTACAAGCATATTGTGAAGGTACACTTGAGCCGAAAGTCCAGCGTCGTATCGGCTTACCTTGGAGTCCAGCCTTAGCGAATCGTACCTGTGTGGCGGTTGGGGGGACAATATTGACAGCGCAATTAGCACTCAGTCAGGGTTTAGCTTGTAATACGGCTGGTGGAACGCATCACGCTTTTCCTAGTTATGGTTCTGGTTTTTGTATTTTCAATGATTTAGCGATCGCTTGTCGAGTTTTGCAAAAAATGGGACTCGTGCGCAAAATTCTCATCGTTGATTTGGATGTTCATCAAGGAGACGGTACAGCGTTTATTTTTCAAGATGATGAGAGTGTGTTCACCTTCTCCATGCACTGTGAAGTCAACTTTCCCGGTACTAAACAAACCAGTGATTTAGACGTTTCCTTACCTATTGGTATGGAAGATGATGCTTATTTGCAAACCTTGGCAAAATACTTACCTGATTTATTATCTGACATCAAACCAGACTTAATATTTTACGATGCTGGGGTTGATCCACATATAGGCGATCGCTTAGGTAAACTAGCTTTAACTGACACTGGCTTATTCCGTCGAGAAATGCAGGTTTTAAGTACTTGTATCAATGCAGGTTATCCCGTCGCCTGTGTTATTGGTGGTGGTTACGCTGATGACATGGAATCTCTGGTGTGGCGACACTCTTTGTTACATCGCGCGGCGAGTCAAGTTTTTCGCCAGTATAAATTGTAA
- a CDS encoding mechanosensitive ion channel family protein codes for MIDWILPITLLIAGLIAGIIGEKVIFKKLKIFAVKKQIPGSGIIFKSLQRMPLIWFILAGSLGAIITAPMKPDVINLLQKTVTIVFLSSVTLVLARLTAGFVSIYTYKTERATASLISNLAKAAVLILGGLILLQTVGIAITPIITTLGIGGLAVGLALQDTLANLFSGFYLIISKQVRTGDYVKLDAGHEGYITDISWRNTTIKEISNNVIIVPNSKLASAIFVNYHLPAKEITLTMNIGVSYDSDLEQVEIVTVEVAKEVMQEIAPELIANEPYIRFHSFGDFSIDFTLYMRVSEYFDQRIGKHLFIKKLHKRYQQAGISIPFPVRDVYVQNG; via the coding sequence ATGATCGATTGGATTTTACCCATAACATTACTGATTGCCGGCTTAATTGCGGGAATAATTGGTGAAAAAGTTATTTTTAAAAAGCTAAAAATATTTGCAGTAAAAAAGCAGATCCCCGGAAGTGGAATCATTTTTAAATCGCTGCAACGAATGCCATTGATTTGGTTTATACTGGCAGGCTCATTAGGAGCAATTATTACTGCTCCCATGAAACCAGATGTTATTAATTTATTGCAAAAAACTGTTACTATTGTTTTTCTATCCTCCGTCACATTAGTCTTAGCTAGACTGACTGCTGGTTTTGTCAGTATCTACACTTATAAAACAGAACGAGCTACAGCTTCACTCATTTCTAATCTGGCTAAAGCTGCTGTTTTAATATTGGGGGGATTAATTTTATTACAAACGGTGGGGATTGCAATTACACCAATTATTACAACTTTAGGAATTGGTGGTTTAGCTGTCGGTTTAGCACTACAAGACACACTAGCTAATTTATTTTCGGGATTCTATTTAATTATTTCTAAGCAAGTACGCACCGGGGATTATGTCAAGTTAGACGCTGGACATGAAGGATATATTACAGATATTTCTTGGCGAAACACTACAATTAAAGAAATTTCTAACAATGTAATTATTGTACCTAATTCTAAACTAGCTTCGGCAATTTTTGTTAACTATCATTTACCCGCTAAAGAAATTACCCTAACCATGAATATTGGTGTTAGCTATGATAGCGATTTAGAACAAGTGGAAATAGTAACTGTAGAAGTTGCCAAAGAAGTTATGCAAGAAATCGCTCCAGAATTAATTGCGAATGAGCCTTATATTCGATTTCATAGTTTTGGTGATTTTAGTATAGACTTTACACTTTATATGCGCGTCAGCGAATATTTTGACCAACGCATTGGTAAACATTTATTTATTAAAAAACTCCATAAGCGTTATCAACAAGCAGGTATTTCTATTCCTTTCCCTGTTAGAGATGTATATGTTCAAAATGGTTAG
- a CDS encoding S-layer homology domain-containing protein, producing MKYPHQRSLSPLSKVFLAAASVAIFSPIFSVDANPGISTTVSQRLENSAKPQLLADESLSSEDHLPEPVKVAVLQDIIQRTGLEISALRIIQAQQQTWSDGCLGLKADGVCSQAIMEGWQVVVANNKQVWVYRTDDSGTVTKLDEGATQFVNAEIITQQTSSQQTTRRTITAQRNTQVSAASTSVKTSSAGFGLAIWQPAGNFTDVIARVSFKGKRQKGYLKERFLGDYKYKIKHKAKFVKGLKAGDRVVIRLYDQQNRFLGYSEFELLSAYTTVNLILSANPIEYPVVRTVYGADANQDGTIDSSNNTYDYFTQVSGDRVTFLSSSQTINVSQFQAEGLSTVPTNSIYPTSLTTGGFALVRQTVSAFSYNLAEALKVEPGRLVEVNEVSEDGNSVYNLSQMMMSYREVGVANGIQVKFSDVSSNHWAKDFISELAALQILQGFPDGSFRPDEQLTRAQFAAIISQAFTKVKVRNAISFRDVSTRYWAYNAIREAYSTGFLGVAGNKFNPTQSLSRLEVLLTLARGLNYTFSGSTEAILSTYTDATSIRSDVRNAIAALTTRGIIVNYPDVQSLNPNKVATRAEVSALIYKALVSTGEVADISSQYAVESIQQRAEVNQVTDIDDDNDEQKVRRNCNQGIGNGSEGCDPGNSRPHGGSNDEGGRTPGRR from the coding sequence ATGAAATATCCACATCAACGTTCCCTATCTCCTTTAAGCAAAGTCTTTCTAGCTGCTGCATCGGTAGCAATTTTCTCTCCCATATTTTCTGTTGACGCTAATCCAGGAATTTCCACCACTGTTAGTCAAAGGCTGGAGAATTCTGCCAAGCCACAACTATTGGCTGATGAATCTCTCAGCAGTGAAGATCATTTACCAGAACCTGTGAAGGTGGCAGTCCTACAAGATATCATTCAACGTACAGGTTTAGAAATCTCAGCTTTACGCATCATTCAGGCGCAACAGCAAACTTGGTCTGATGGTTGTTTGGGTTTAAAAGCAGATGGAGTTTGTAGTCAAGCTATCATGGAAGGCTGGCAAGTAGTTGTTGCCAATAACAAGCAAGTTTGGGTGTATCGTACTGATGATTCTGGGACAGTGACCAAATTAGATGAAGGAGCTACTCAGTTTGTTAATGCAGAAATCATTACTCAACAAACTTCCTCCCAGCAAACGACGAGACGCACCATCACAGCACAACGTAACACCCAAGTCAGTGCTGCTAGCACTTCAGTGAAAACCTCATCGGCTGGTTTTGGTTTGGCTATTTGGCAACCTGCGGGTAATTTTACCGATGTGATTGCGCGTGTTTCCTTCAAGGGAAAACGCCAAAAGGGCTATCTCAAGGAAAGATTCTTGGGTGATTACAAGTATAAGATTAAGCACAAAGCCAAATTTGTCAAAGGGTTAAAAGCAGGCGATCGCGTAGTCATCAGGTTGTATGATCAGCAAAACCGCTTTCTCGGCTACAGCGAATTTGAATTGCTATCGGCATACACGACAGTTAACCTAATTTTGTCTGCCAATCCCATAGAATACCCAGTTGTTCGGACTGTATATGGTGCTGATGCGAACCAAGACGGCACAATTGATAGCAGTAATAACACTTACGATTATTTTACCCAAGTTAGTGGCGACAGGGTGACTTTCTTGAGCAGTTCTCAAACTATCAACGTCAGTCAGTTTCAAGCAGAAGGTTTATCAACAGTTCCCACAAACAGTATTTATCCCACCTCTTTAACGACAGGTGGATTTGCTTTGGTGCGTCAGACAGTTAGTGCTTTTAGTTACAACTTAGCGGAAGCGTTGAAAGTAGAACCCGGTCGCTTAGTAGAAGTCAATGAAGTCAGCGAGGACGGTAATTCTGTTTATAATCTCAGTCAGATGATGATGAGTTACCGAGAGGTGGGTGTTGCTAACGGTATCCAAGTCAAGTTTAGCGATGTTTCTAGCAATCACTGGGCTAAAGATTTTATTTCCGAATTAGCGGCGTTGCAAATTCTCCAAGGTTTTCCCGATGGTAGTTTCCGTCCCGATGAACAGTTAACAAGGGCGCAGTTTGCGGCGATAATTAGTCAAGCTTTTACCAAAGTGAAAGTCCGGAATGCCATTAGCTTTAGGGATGTTTCCACTAGATACTGGGCTTATAATGCCATTCGAGAAGCTTACTCTACAGGCTTTCTCGGAGTAGCTGGTAATAAATTCAACCCAACTCAAAGCCTTTCCCGCTTAGAAGTTTTGCTCACCTTAGCGCGGGGACTTAATTATACATTCAGTGGTTCCACAGAGGCAATTTTATCGACTTATACTGATGCAACCAGCATTCGCAGTGATGTGCGGAATGCGATCGCTGCACTCACCACACGAGGTATCATAGTCAATTATCCCGATGTTCAGTCTCTCAATCCCAACAAGGTCGCTACTAGAGCCGAAGTCAGCGCTTTGATCTACAAGGCTTTAGTCAGCACTGGTGAAGTAGCAGATATATCATCACAGTATGCAGTGGAAAGTATACAACAGCGAGCTGAGGTGAATCAGGTAACAGATATCGACGATGATAACGATGAGCAAAAAGTTCGTCGCAATTGTAACCAAGGTATTGGTAACGGTTCCGAAGGTTGCGATCCCGGTAATTCTCGTCCCCACGGCGGTAGTAACGACGAAGGCGGAAGGACTCCAGGAAGGAGATAA
- a CDS encoding alpha/beta fold hydrolase translates to MTLIPQSLPTITNFEKLVWTWQNYKIQYTVMGTGRPLVLVHGFGAAIGHWRKNIPVLASAGYRVFALDLLGFGGSDKAAIKYSVDVWVELLKDFWTAHIQEPAVFIGNSIGALLSLIVLAKHPEISAGGVLINSAGGLSHRPHELNPPLRIVMSAFNRVVRSPLTGQFVFNRIRQKSQIRRTLYQVYRDRTAVTDELVELLYLPSCDPGAQQVFASILTAPPGPAPEELLPQVERPLLIIWGADDPWTPITGVKIYEKALENGKDITIVPIPGAGHCPHDEVPGVVNTQIVDWLGQKIRDRG, encoded by the coding sequence ATGACTTTAATCCCTCAGTCGCTACCCACAATTACTAATTTTGAAAAACTGGTTTGGACTTGGCAAAATTACAAAATTCAGTATACCGTCATGGGTACTGGTCGCCCACTGGTGCTAGTTCACGGCTTTGGTGCTGCTATTGGACACTGGCGTAAAAATATTCCCGTTTTAGCAAGTGCTGGCTACCGAGTTTTTGCCTTGGATCTTTTGGGTTTTGGTGGTTCAGATAAAGCAGCTATTAAGTATAGTGTAGACGTTTGGGTGGAACTATTAAAAGATTTTTGGACAGCCCATATTCAAGAACCTGCCGTATTTATTGGTAACTCCATTGGCGCACTTTTAAGCTTAATTGTACTGGCAAAACATCCCGAAATTAGTGCTGGTGGTGTGTTAATCAACTCTGCGGGTGGGTTGAGTCATCGTCCCCATGAATTGAACCCACCATTAAGGATTGTCATGTCAGCGTTTAACCGTGTTGTGCGATCGCCACTTACAGGTCAATTCGTCTTCAATCGCATCCGCCAAAAATCCCAAATCCGCCGCACACTCTACCAAGTATACCGCGATCGCACTGCCGTCACCGATGAACTTGTCGAGCTGCTTTACCTTCCCTCATGTGATCCCGGCGCACAACAGGTCTTCGCTTCCATCCTCACCGCACCACCTGGCCCAGCACCAGAGGAACTATTGCCCCAAGTCGAACGTCCTCTACTCATAATTTGGGGTGCTGACGACCCGTGGACACCGATTACGGGGGTAAAGATTTACGAAAAAGCACTGGAAAACGGCAAAGACATTACTATTGTCCCGATTCCTGGTGCTGGTCATTGTCCCCATGATGAAGTTCCAGGTGTTGTTAATACCCAGATTGTTGACTGGTTAGGACAGAAGATAAGGGATAGGGGATAG
- a CDS encoding serine/threonine-protein kinase, translated as MELDVNNQGKTPLIQHPDISALGYQVIRELAKNSEGRRITYLACDCKTGEQVVIKEFCCASVDVEWSGFKAYQREANILQQLNHPRIPRYINSLETATGCYLVQEYKNALSLGTKRNWSPEEVKQIAISILEILVYLQQQIDPIIHRDIKPENILVDEQLNAYLVDFGLARVKGAKMPLTSLVAGTPGFMPPEAESGYTLSFASDLYSLGATLLCLLTDTRSVDIHKLIDHGDRFHCQKLLPHLNLRFRSWLMGMVEPKWQYRFAHAADALAILQPIQVTGTPTMIELLTTTVKLRRQTMFIGLAMICILAIAGTNLMLSQQSAAQQLQETDR; from the coding sequence ATGGAGCTTGATGTAAATAATCAAGGGAAAACCCCCTTAATTCAGCATCCAGATATTTCGGCTTTGGGTTATCAAGTGATCCGCGAATTGGCAAAGAATAGTGAGGGGAGACGGATTACGTACCTAGCTTGTGACTGCAAAACAGGGGAGCAGGTAGTAATTAAAGAATTTTGTTGCGCTAGTGTAGATGTTGAGTGGTCTGGATTTAAGGCATATCAACGTGAAGCAAACATCTTGCAACAACTCAATCATCCCCGGATTCCTCGCTACATCAATTCTTTAGAAACTGCCACAGGTTGTTATCTGGTGCAAGAGTACAAAAATGCTCTATCTTTGGGGACAAAACGCAATTGGAGTCCTGAAGAAGTTAAGCAAATTGCCATATCAATTTTAGAAATTTTGGTGTATCTGCAACAGCAAATTGATCCCATAATTCACCGCGATATCAAACCAGAAAATATCTTGGTTGATGAACAACTCAATGCTTACTTAGTCGATTTTGGTTTAGCTAGAGTTAAGGGTGCAAAAATGCCCCTCACTAGCCTAGTAGCTGGAACGCCAGGTTTTATGCCACCAGAAGCAGAATCCGGCTATACTCTGTCTTTCGCTTCAGACTTATATAGTTTAGGTGCGACACTATTATGTTTACTTACAGATACCCGTTCTGTAGATATTCATAAGTTAATTGATCATGGCGATCGCTTTCATTGTCAGAAATTACTCCCCCATCTCAATTTACGTTTTCGTTCCTGGTTAATGGGAATGGTAGAACCCAAATGGCAATATCGGTTTGCTCATGCAGCAGATGCTTTAGCCATACTCCAGCCCATTCAAGTCACTGGTACACCCACCATGATTGAACTATTAACCACAACGGTGAAATTGAGAAGACAGACTATGTTTATCGGGTTAGCTATGATCTGCATACTCGCTATTGCTGGGACAAATTTAATGCTGTCTCAACAGAGTGCAGCCCAGCAATTGCAAGAAACCGATAGATAA